In a single window of the Campylobacter hyointestinalis subsp. lawsonii genome:
- a CDS encoding TonB-dependent receptor plug domain-containing protein, giving the protein MNKATLAFVFASSCAFCDSAQLEAVNIIGSSEQSIASNGEFLGSTRYDKDAIDASLSKDGTISDIIKKNPNARVSRGERTSKNGGEIAPQNISINGAEVYQNNFTLDGININNDINPLGGILSTGSAANITPFLSNPSLGLSVNTDLLENIEVIDSFVSAKYGGFQGGVINAKTRDPKREFGGKIYFGYTSDKLTKVHIDDIEQESYDYATTSSYQPEFKKYKSGVTLEGYVSENFGLMFDYNRLYSTILQRKYSQDYDIDVNKKDEKRNMHRINENYFLKGVYTNDRLKLTPSILYAPYSATYYSIGGENAKAEVKGGGVNLNLGVDYEFNSALFKQNFGLNTTSMDRQTDSDKMLVWWKSKTMQGYTPSKTTTVLDGVGGDIEQNQKSFLYNSSIDFEDVDIFGISNRFSLGAQLEKINAKYDITKPYVSANSAIRLGDGKTCAAGDIFCLEGDVVAKGKETWKAQYFNKHYKYDGKIEFDYNQASFWLEDRIKISNLTLKPGVRLDKNDYMGGGLNIAPRFVANLDVFDDNNTNIFGGFNRYYGRNILAYKLREGMASLMKTYTRADENSPWIQTKTEPSAFKFSSLNVPYDDEIGIGATQKIGNLELGVKYLRREGKDLIRRSSAKKMGYNLGDNTTLKEDYSVYTNEGKSLSHIYTLSLNTISDIVVAGVSNAFGLSFNYIDSKRNFNTYEDVFDEYQTTATKVIFNGNLINQSELPNNTNKTPWNINANLVTKLPYKLSLGNFLNIQGGFDGIISDASQTIGGKTYRAYKSKKIGPAFSWDMRLSYEKNLVKNSAFFANLDISNLLNRKNIETIDSAGVMSYDTGRQIWLEVGYKW; this is encoded by the coding sequence ATGAATAAAGCAACTTTAGCTTTTGTTTTTGCTTCGAGTTGTGCTTTTTGCGATAGTGCGCAGCTTGAAGCTGTAAATATAATAGGCAGTAGTGAGCAATCCATAGCTAGTAACGGTGAGTTTTTAGGCTCTACTAGATACGATAAAGACGCGATCGATGCTTCTTTATCAAAAGATGGTACGATAAGTGATATCATAAAGAAAAATCCAAATGCAAGAGTGAGTCGTGGCGAGAGAACTAGCAAAAACGGTGGCGAGATCGCACCGCAAAATATATCTATAAACGGAGCTGAAGTTTATCAAAACAATTTCACGCTTGATGGTATAAATATCAACAATGACATAAATCCTTTGGGTGGAATTTTAAGCACTGGAAGTGCGGCAAATATAACTCCATTTTTAAGCAATCCTTCTTTGGGGCTTAGCGTAAATACAGATCTACTTGAAAATATAGAAGTTATAGATAGTTTTGTTTCCGCAAAATACGGCGGCTTTCAAGGCGGCGTGATAAACGCTAAGACAAGGGATCCAAAGCGTGAGTTTGGTGGAAAAATCTATTTTGGCTATACAAGTGATAAGCTTACAAAAGTCCATATAGATGATATAGAACAAGAGTCTTATGACTACGCTACTACTAGCTCATATCAGCCTGAATTTAAAAAATACAAAAGCGGAGTTACTTTAGAAGGATATGTTAGTGAAAATTTCGGATTAATGTTTGATTATAATAGACTTTATTCTACTATTTTGCAAAGAAAATATAGCCAGGATTACGATATAGACGTAAATAAAAAAGACGAAAAAAGAAATATGCATAGGATAAACGAAAATTATTTCTTAAAAGGCGTTTATACGAATGATCGCTTAAAACTCACGCCTAGCATACTTTACGCTCCATACAGCGCGACTTACTACAGCATAGGAGGCGAAAATGCTAAAGCTGAGGTTAAAGGCGGTGGAGTAAATTTAAACTTAGGCGTGGATTACGAGTTTAACAGTGCTTTATTTAAGCAAAATTTCGGACTAAATACTACTTCTATGGATAGACAAACAGATAGTGATAAAATGCTTGTTTGGTGGAAGTCTAAAACTATGCAAGGCTACACGCCAAGCAAGACTACTACGGTTTTAGATGGAGTGGGTGGAGATATAGAACAAAACCAAAAAAGTTTTTTATATAACTCTTCTATAGATTTTGAAGATGTAGATATCTTTGGAATTTCAAATCGCTTTTCTTTAGGTGCCCAGCTAGAAAAAATAAATGCGAAATACGACATCACGAAGCCTTATGTAAGTGCGAACAGTGCTATAAGATTAGGCGATGGGAAAACTTGCGCGGCAGGCGATATCTTTTGTCTAGAAGGAGACGTTGTCGCAAAAGGTAAAGAAACGTGGAAAGCCCAGTATTTTAACAAACATTATAAATATGATGGAAAGATAGAGTTTGATTACAATCAAGCTTCATTTTGGCTAGAAGATAGGATAAAAATATCAAATTTAACTTTAAAACCAGGAGTTAGACTAGATAAGAATGATTATATGGGGGGGGGTCTGAATATCGCGCCTAGATTTGTGGCAAATTTAGATGTTTTTGATGACAATAATACAAATATATTTGGCGGATTTAATAGATATTATGGAAGGAACATTTTAGCTTATAAGCTAAGAGAAGGAATGGCTAGTCTAATGAAAACTTATACTAGAGCTGATGAAAATAGTCCGTGGATACAAACAAAAACAGAGCCGAGCGCTTTTAAATTTAGCTCCCTAAATGTACCTTATGATGATGAAATCGGTATAGGAGCTACACAAAAGATAGGAAATTTAGAGCTTGGAGTTAAGTATCTAAGGCGCGAGGGAAAGGATCTCATCAGACGTTCAAGTGCAAAGAAAATGGGCTACAATCTTGGAGATAATACTACTTTGAAAGAAGATTATTCTGTCTATACAAATGAGGGAAAAAGTCTATCTCATATCTATACTTTGAGTTTAAATACTATCAGCGATATTGTTGTAGCAGGAGTTTCAAATGCATTTGGTCTTAGCTTTAACTATATAGATTCTAAAAGAAATTTTAATACTTATGAAGATGTATTTGATGAGTATCAAACTACCGCGACAAAAGTTATCTTTAATGGAAATTTGATAAATCAAAGCGAGTTGCCAAACAATACAAATAAAACCCCTTGGAATATCAATGCAAATTTAGTTACAAAGCTTCCGTATAAACTATCTTTGGGCAACTTTTTAAATATTCAAGGTGGATTTGATGGGATCATAAGTGACGCTAGTCAAACCATAGGCGGGAAGACTTATAGGGCTTATAAAAGTAAAAAAATCGGTCCTGCTTTTAGCTGGGATATGAGGCTTTCGTATGAAAAGAATTTAGTAAAAAACAGTGCATTTTTTGCGAATTTAGATATCTCAAATTTATTAAATAGAAAAAATATAGAAACTATCGATAGTGCTGGAGTTATGAGCTATGATACAGGAAGGCAAATTTGGTTGGAGGTAGGATATAAATGGTAA
- a CDS encoding ABC transporter ATP-binding protein, giving the protein MVKNVIECKNLTQFYGKKKIYENLSFSVEEGEVTALLGKNGVGKSTTINILMGNLRPLRGECLIFGHHSHALPVSVRSKIGLLYEGYVTYDYLMIKDLLELYSCQYKSRFKREIFFELFNKLGVSIKQKISTLSLGQKSQVVLGLILASSPKLLILDDYSLGLDTGYRRLFCEFLHDFIRSGQRSVLMTTHNVNDLENLLDKVVILRKDKEPFVGSFDKFRQGLRGFSLDKSRDLSNIKGIESKTELNGEVQIYGFLDETFSDTKELSLSFEDAFLGYVGRY; this is encoded by the coding sequence ATGGTAAAAAATGTTATTGAATGTAAGAATTTGACGCAATTTTACGGCAAAAAGAAAATTTATGAAAATCTAAGTTTTAGCGTAGAAGAGGGTGAAGTCACAGCGCTTTTAGGTAAAAACGGAGTTGGTAAAAGTACTACTATAAATATTTTAATGGGAAACTTAAGACCGCTTAGAGGTGAATGCTTGATCTTTGGTCACCATAGCCACGCGCTGCCTGTGAGTGTTAGAAGCAAGATAGGTTTGCTTTATGAGGGATACGTGACTTATGACTATCTAATGATAAAAGATCTTTTAGAGTTATACTCTTGCCAGTATAAATCTAGGTTTAAGCGTGAGATATTTTTCGAACTTTTTAACAAGCTTGGAGTAAGTATAAAGCAAAAAATATCCACGCTCTCACTAGGTCAAAAGTCACAAGTCGTGCTTGGACTAATTCTAGCAAGTAGTCCTAAACTGCTTATTTTAGATGATTATTCTTTAGGGCTTGATACTGGCTATAGGAGGCTATTTTGTGAGTTTTTGCACGATTTTATAAGAAGTGGGCAAAGAAGTGTTTTGATGACAACGCATAACGTAAATGATTTGGAAAATTTGCTTGATAAAGTAGTGATCTTAAGAAAAGATAAGGAGCCTTTTGTAGGAAGTTTTGACAAATTTAGACAAGGTCTTAGGGGATTTTCTTTAGATAAAAGCAGAGATCTAAGCAATATAAAAGGTATAGAAAGCAAGACTGAACTTAACGGCGAAGTACAAATTTATGGCTTTTTAGATGAAACTTTTAGTGACACTAAAGAGCTAAGCTTGAGTTTTGAAGATGCATTTTTAGGATATGTAGGGAGATACTAA